The following coding sequences lie in one Mycobacterium gordonae genomic window:
- a CDS encoding Zn-ribbon domain-containing OB-fold protein, giving the protein MSNSPLLVEHCDECAHWVHPAAGECRDCGGPLIAKPVSGQGTVFTYTVNYHPYNPEIPTPYVIALVELAEQDGLRVAANIVDCEPDSVASGMAVAILPQRGTGGAPLFAPVV; this is encoded by the coding sequence GTGTCGAACTCCCCGTTGCTCGTCGAGCACTGCGATGAGTGCGCGCACTGGGTGCATCCGGCCGCCGGAGAATGCCGCGATTGCGGCGGGCCACTGATCGCCAAACCCGTGTCCGGCCAAGGCACGGTGTTCACCTACACCGTCAACTACCACCCTTACAACCCGGAGATCCCGACACCCTACGTGATCGCACTGGTCGAGTTGGCCGAACAGGACGGTCTTCGGGTTGCCGCCAATATCGTTGACTGCGAACCGGATTCGGTAGCATCCGGGATGGCCGTTGCCATCCTCCCACAGCGGGGCACCGGCGGCGCCCCGCTGTTCGCGCCTGTCGTCTAG